Proteins found in one Takifugu rubripes chromosome 15, fTakRub1.2, whole genome shotgun sequence genomic segment:
- the arl10 gene encoding ADP-ribosylation factor-like 10: MGYLRASSERLSKQKHAETAGSHVVRSRGRRRRRKRPSLSSVAVQEAPVHGSLVRAPSTALPTFMVLLRHISVALTAAVAALGSALFIALNFFYKRRIWSPQAEYCTIKEEEEDRGKRQVLVLGLDGAGKSSMLQGLNAGESAAKRGRCRPTRGFNFMSLNVPACQLDFLEIGGGEDLRPYWSDYLKRTHILVYVVDSSDRSRLPLAKAELHRLLRVEPQLPVVVLGNKQDKSDALGMSELQEALSLGSLADDRKLFLLAAQLGSDGSARNSHQGLDTFQDLLLQLI; encoded by the exons ATGGGCTATTTACGAGCATCAAGTGAACGTCTCTCGAAACAAAAACACGCGGAGACAGCTGGGTCACACGTGGTGCGATCGAGAGGCAGAAGGCGAAGAAGGAAGCGGCCGTCACTCTCATCCGTAGCCGTCCAAGAAGCACCAGTCCACGGTTCTTTGGTTCGGGCGCCGAGCACTGCTCTCCCCACATTTATGGTTCTCCTCCGGCACATCTCCGTCGCCCTGACCGCCGCCGTGGCTGCTCTGGGCTCCGCGCTCTTCATCGCCCTCAACTTCTTCTATAAGCGGAGAATATGGTCACCGCAGGCGGAATACTGCACCATCAAAGAG gaggaggaggaccgtGGGAAGCGGCAGGTCCTGGTCCTCGGGCTGGACGGAGCCGGCAAGAGCAGCATGCTGCAGGGTTTGAACGCCGGCGAGTCGGCAGCTAAGAGAGGACGCTGCCGACCCACCCGTGGCTTCAACTTCATGAGCCTCAACGTCCCGGCCTGTCAGCTGGACTTCCTGGAGA TTGGTGGAGGGGAGGACCTGCGGCCATACTGGTCGGACTACCTAAAAAGGACACACATCTTGGTGTACGTGGTGGACTCCTCAGACCGGAGCCGCTTGCCATTGGCTAAAGCCGAGCTGCACCGTCTGCTGAGGGTGGAGCCTCAGCTGCCCGTGGTGGTCCTGGGAAACAAGCAG GATAAGTCCGACGCCTTGGGgatgtcagagctgcaggaagcctTGTCCCTAGGCTCCCTCGCCGACGACAGGAAACTGTTTCTATTGGCAGCCCAGCTGGGTTCCGATGGATCCGCTAGAAACTCCCACCAGGGCCTGGACACCTTCCAGGATCTACTGCTCCAACTCATCTGA